Proteins encoded by one window of Chondromyces crocatus:
- a CDS encoding isopenicillin N synthase family dioxygenase, with the protein MTRDATKGAPGEDAVGLPVIDVGPLVSGIGDRVLVAAAIGRACREHGFFYVVGHGVDAGLLRRLEQLGRRFFALPAEQKEAIRMERGGRAWRGYFGVGGELTSGRPDLKEGLYFGAELPEDHPRVRAGVPLHGKNLFPSAVPDLRGAVLETIAAMTRVGHAIMEGIALSLGLDARYFAERYTGEPLVLFRLFNYPPAPPSAAQEPSWGVGEHTDYGLLTLLWQDDAGGLQVKSGTRWLEAPPIPGSFVCNIGDMLDRMTRGRYRSTPHRVVNAAGRDRLSFPFFFDPDWDAEVRPIEAFVEVLDDHEERWDQASVHEFRGTYGDYLLGKVSKVFPELRRDVLP; encoded by the coding sequence ATGACGCGTGACGCCACGAAGGGCGCTCCAGGCGAGGATGCGGTCGGGTTGCCCGTCATCGATGTCGGTCCTCTGGTCTCGGGGATCGGCGATCGGGTGCTGGTCGCAGCAGCGATCGGACGCGCGTGCCGTGAACATGGGTTCTTTTATGTGGTGGGCCACGGGGTGGATGCGGGACTCCTCAGGCGCCTGGAGCAGCTCGGACGCCGCTTCTTCGCGCTCCCCGCCGAGCAGAAGGAGGCGATCCGCATGGAGCGCGGAGGCCGCGCGTGGCGTGGGTACTTCGGCGTGGGCGGGGAGCTGACGTCTGGACGACCGGATCTGAAAGAGGGGCTCTACTTCGGCGCCGAGCTGCCCGAGGATCATCCGCGCGTGCGGGCCGGCGTGCCGCTGCACGGCAAGAACCTCTTCCCCTCGGCGGTGCCCGATCTTCGAGGTGCGGTGCTCGAGACGATCGCGGCAATGACCAGGGTGGGGCACGCGATCATGGAAGGGATCGCGCTGAGCCTCGGGCTCGACGCGCGCTACTTCGCGGAGCGGTACACGGGCGAGCCGCTCGTGCTGTTCCGGCTGTTCAACTACCCACCTGCCCCCCCGAGCGCTGCACAGGAGCCGAGCTGGGGCGTCGGAGAACACACGGACTACGGGCTGCTCACCCTGCTCTGGCAGGACGACGCGGGTGGCTTGCAGGTGAAGTCCGGGACGCGCTGGCTCGAGGCGCCTCCGATCCCCGGCTCGTTCGTGTGCAACATCGGCGACATGCTCGATCGCATGACGCGCGGTCGGTACCGCTCGACGCCCCACCGGGTGGTGAACGCGGCCGGGCGCGACAGGCTCTCGTTCCCGTTCTTCTTCGACCCCGACTGGGACGCCGAGGTGCGGCCCATCGAGGCTTTCGTGGAGGTGCTCGACGACCACGAGGAGCGCTGGGATCAGGCCAGCGTTCACGAGTTCCGCGGGACCTACGGGGACTACCTGCTGGGCAAGGTCTCCAAGGTCTTCCCGGAGCTGCGACGCGACGTCCTGCCGTGA
- a CDS encoding PAS domain S-box protein: MRSMREIHDALSAERDVLVDELLKQVKSSIPFYAKLSEAQERAGAVQFFEYIIGGLLDDDRGWIQDWVKLVLARRTTQGAALEDMFGVVRITRRLFSRRILADGAQPAALSALERVNEILDDLIGAAPAAFQRRMDEAMQALTEVEERFQNLYMRAPTMMYTVDREGHIKATSYRWLDVLGYTREEVIGRPALEFYVEETRQRLVEECAPRLQKYGLVLDLPAQLVTKEGEIVDVFHSILAVHNAWGELDRYIAVFVDVTEQLRMEKALRESEERWRALVELAPLSMCVQREGVVLWVNDAGVRLVGAASASELLGMNIIDFIHPEDREESRRQVMKSVRTGQRLAPVDWRVVTLHGELLHVQVIAQAILFGGEPATQLALVDVTARLLAEAAQRREDAQAKLIEAQEETLRALSTPLIPLEKGLLVLPLVGRITGDRAKRIVEELASGVVEQQASVVILDVTGVPEADESVAAALARAAQTIRLLGAEVILTGIQPVIARMFVELNVDLGGMTTRGTLRDGIAHALARCDGRRRAWAG; the protein is encoded by the coding sequence ATGCGGTCGATGCGCGAGATCCACGATGCACTGAGCGCTGAACGCGACGTGCTGGTGGACGAGCTGCTGAAGCAGGTCAAATCCTCGATCCCGTTCTACGCGAAGCTGTCGGAGGCCCAGGAGCGGGCCGGTGCGGTGCAGTTCTTCGAGTACATCATCGGCGGTCTGCTCGATGACGACCGCGGGTGGATCCAGGACTGGGTGAAGCTGGTTCTGGCGCGACGCACCACGCAGGGCGCCGCGCTGGAAGACATGTTCGGCGTGGTCCGCATCACGCGACGGCTCTTCTCCCGGCGCATCCTCGCGGACGGCGCACAGCCTGCGGCGCTCTCCGCGCTCGAGCGGGTGAACGAGATCCTGGACGACCTGATCGGCGCCGCTCCGGCCGCGTTCCAGCGGAGGATGGATGAGGCGATGCAGGCGCTGACCGAGGTCGAGGAGCGCTTCCAGAACCTCTACATGCGCGCCCCGACGATGATGTACACCGTCGACCGGGAAGGTCACATCAAGGCGACGAGCTACCGCTGGCTCGATGTGCTCGGTTACACGCGCGAAGAGGTGATCGGCCGACCCGCCCTGGAGTTTTACGTGGAGGAGACGCGGCAGCGCCTCGTGGAGGAGTGCGCCCCCCGCCTCCAGAAGTACGGCCTGGTGCTCGACCTGCCCGCCCAGCTCGTGACGAAGGAGGGAGAGATCGTCGACGTGTTCCACTCCATCCTCGCCGTGCACAATGCCTGGGGCGAGCTGGACCGGTACATCGCGGTCTTCGTGGACGTCACCGAGCAGCTGCGCATGGAGAAGGCGCTGCGGGAGAGCGAGGAGCGATGGCGGGCGCTGGTGGAGCTGGCGCCGCTGTCGATGTGCGTCCAGCGTGAAGGCGTCGTCCTGTGGGTGAACGACGCCGGTGTCCGGCTCGTGGGCGCCGCCTCCGCCAGCGAGCTTCTCGGGATGAACATCATCGACTTCATCCATCCGGAAGACCGCGAGGAGAGCAGGCGCCAGGTGATGAAGAGCGTGAGGACCGGACAGCGGCTCGCGCCCGTCGACTGGCGGGTGGTCACCCTCCATGGCGAGCTGCTCCATGTCCAGGTGATCGCCCAGGCCATCCTCTTCGGCGGTGAACCAGCGACCCAGCTCGCGCTCGTGGACGTGACGGCGCGCCTCCTCGCCGAGGCCGCCCAGCGCCGGGAGGACGCTCAGGCGAAGCTGATCGAGGCGCAGGAGGAGACGCTCCGCGCGCTCTCGACGCCGCTCATCCCACTGGAGAAGGGGCTCCTGGTGCTCCCTCTCGTCGGCCGGATCACGGGCGACCGCGCGAAGCGCATCGTGGAGGAGCTGGCCTCGGGCGTGGTGGAGCAGCAAGCCTCGGTGGTGATCCTCGACGTCACCGGTGTCCCCGAAGCCGACGAGAGCGTCGCCGCGGCGCTCGCCCGCGCAGCGCAGACCATCCGACTGCTGGGCGCCGAGGTGATCCTGACCGGCATCCAGCCCGTCATCGCGCGCATGTTCGTCGAGCTGAACGTGGACCTCGGTGGGATGACCACCCGCGGCACCCTGCGTGATGGCATCGCCCATGCCCTCGCCCGATGTGATGGCAGGCGCCGCGCGTGGGCCGGCTGA
- a CDS encoding efflux RND transporter permease subunit: MNFSRLFIQRPVMTTLLTLAVVLFGIAGYKALPVSNLPNVEFPTIMVSAALPGASPETMAAAVATPLERQFSTIQGVTSMTSTSALGTTQITLQFALERSIDAAALDVQSMISKAGGDLPPDLPAPPSFQKVNPAEAPILYLALGSRTLPLSDVDEYAETNIGQRISTVPGVAQVQVYGAQKYAVRVQLDPQELASRQIGVDEVTAAIQAQNVNLPTGVLQGESRALVIQATGQLTRAPAYRPLIVAYRDGAPVRLEQLGRVIDSVENDKIASFIDGERAIVIAIQKQPGSNTVAVVDAIKDLLPKLRNEIPASVDIQTLYDRSLTIRESVFDVQITLALTIGLVVLVIALFLRNLSATFVSGVALPISIVGTFVAMWLLGYSLDNLSLMALTLSVGFVVDDAIVVLENIFRHMEMGKKPIDAALDGAKEIGFTVVSMTISLVAVFIPVLFMAGILGRILREFAVTISVALLISGVVSLTLTPMLAARVLRQSKHAGKENERDQEVGGAGDAEEADRTPHVGMAREAGEVRDGDDALEASRGRVVDEVRATAEATAARAATSETETGGAAGENKAHAVEHRVPPKGLFGKVEQLYERSLKVVLHHKLVTVMVSVLMLIGTVALVMVLPKGLFPSEDTGQLFGQTLAAQGTSFEAMKAHQAEAANIAKEHPAVASVMSAVGSGGPNAGSNAGRLIVRLKPSKERDRGPDEVIDELRPKFARIPGLQVFLQNPPTIRVGGALSRAQYQFTLTSTDTESLYKAAGELEKKMRGMPGLADVSSDLENKNPEVDVVIDRDKAGALGVTARQIEEALFTSFSQRQISTIFAPTNQYRVIMEVLPEAQRDTSAFSKLYIRASSGELVPLSTVTHISESTGAISVNHLGQLPAVTLSFNLAPGTSLSDATARVEAAARENLPPTVSTSFQGSAQVFQESLGSLGWLVVLAVGIIYVVLGVLYESFVHPITILSGLPSAGFGAFLALWITGHELDLYAFVGVLMLIGIVKKNAIMMIDFALEAERKGGKSPEDAIFEGCIVRFRPIMMTTMAALMGMMPIALGFGAGADARRPLGIAVVGGLLVSQLITLYLTPVIYVYLDEFQAWLGRHLRHRRHREATA; the protein is encoded by the coding sequence GTGAACTTCTCGCGGTTGTTCATCCAGCGGCCGGTGATGACGACGCTGCTGACGCTGGCGGTCGTGCTGTTCGGCATCGCCGGCTACAAGGCGCTCCCCGTCAGCAACCTGCCGAACGTCGAGTTTCCCACGATCATGGTCTCCGCCGCGCTCCCGGGCGCGAGCCCGGAGACCATGGCCGCTGCGGTGGCGACGCCCCTGGAGCGCCAGTTCTCGACCATCCAGGGCGTGACGTCGATGACCTCGACCAGCGCACTGGGGACCACCCAGATCACGCTCCAGTTCGCGCTGGAGCGGAGCATCGACGCCGCCGCGCTGGACGTCCAGTCGATGATCTCCAAGGCGGGAGGTGACCTCCCGCCCGACTTGCCAGCTCCCCCGAGCTTCCAGAAGGTGAATCCGGCCGAAGCGCCCATCCTCTACCTCGCCCTGGGCTCGCGCACGCTGCCGCTCTCCGACGTCGACGAGTACGCCGAGACCAACATCGGCCAGCGCATTTCCACGGTGCCTGGTGTCGCCCAGGTGCAGGTCTACGGCGCGCAGAAGTACGCCGTCCGCGTCCAGCTCGACCCTCAGGAGCTCGCGTCACGTCAGATCGGCGTCGACGAGGTGACCGCGGCCATCCAGGCGCAGAACGTCAACCTTCCGACGGGCGTGCTCCAGGGGGAGAGCCGGGCCCTGGTCATCCAGGCGACGGGACAGCTCACGCGGGCCCCGGCCTACCGGCCGCTCATCGTCGCTTACCGCGACGGCGCGCCCGTCCGCCTCGAGCAGCTCGGCCGGGTGATCGACAGCGTCGAGAACGACAAGATCGCCAGCTTCATCGACGGCGAGCGGGCCATCGTCATCGCCATCCAGAAGCAGCCCGGCAGCAACACCGTCGCCGTCGTCGACGCCATCAAGGACCTCTTGCCGAAGCTACGCAACGAGATCCCGGCCTCCGTCGACATCCAGACCCTCTACGACCGATCGCTCACCATCCGCGAGTCGGTCTTCGACGTCCAGATCACGCTCGCCCTGACCATCGGCCTCGTCGTGCTGGTCATCGCCCTGTTCCTGCGCAACCTCTCGGCGACCTTCGTCTCGGGCGTGGCGCTCCCCATCTCGATCGTGGGCACCTTCGTGGCCATGTGGTTGCTCGGCTACAGCCTCGACAACCTGTCGTTGATGGCGCTCACCCTGTCGGTCGGCTTCGTCGTCGACGACGCCATCGTCGTGCTGGAGAACATCTTCCGCCACATGGAGATGGGCAAAAAGCCCATCGACGCCGCGCTCGATGGCGCGAAGGAGATCGGTTTCACGGTCGTGTCGATGACCATCTCGCTCGTCGCGGTCTTCATCCCGGTGCTCTTCATGGCGGGCATCCTGGGGCGCATCCTGCGTGAGTTCGCGGTCACCATCAGCGTGGCGCTCCTCATCTCGGGCGTCGTCTCGCTGACGCTGACGCCGATGCTCGCGGCACGCGTCCTCAGGCAGTCGAAGCATGCGGGGAAGGAGAACGAGCGGGATCAGGAGGTTGGCGGTGCCGGCGACGCCGAGGAGGCCGACAGGACTCCGCACGTCGGCATGGCGCGTGAGGCGGGCGAGGTCCGTGACGGGGACGACGCCCTCGAGGCCAGCAGGGGTCGCGTGGTCGACGAGGTCCGAGCGACGGCAGAGGCCACCGCTGCTCGCGCTGCCACGTCGGAGACCGAGACGGGCGGCGCAGCGGGCGAGAACAAGGCGCACGCCGTCGAGCACCGCGTCCCCCCGAAAGGCCTGTTCGGGAAGGTCGAGCAGCTCTACGAGCGCAGCCTCAAGGTGGTGCTCCACCACAAGCTCGTCACCGTGATGGTTTCGGTGCTGATGCTGATCGGCACCGTGGCCCTGGTGATGGTGCTGCCGAAGGGACTCTTCCCCAGCGAGGACACGGGCCAGCTCTTCGGCCAGACCCTCGCCGCGCAGGGCACCTCGTTCGAAGCGATGAAGGCGCACCAGGCGGAGGCCGCCAACATCGCCAAGGAACATCCAGCGGTCGCGTCGGTCATGTCTGCGGTCGGCTCCGGTGGACCCAACGCGGGGAGCAACGCCGGCCGCCTGATCGTGCGCCTGAAGCCGAGCAAGGAGCGCGATCGGGGCCCTGACGAGGTGATCGACGAACTGCGCCCGAAGTTCGCCCGTATCCCTGGCCTTCAGGTCTTCCTCCAGAACCCGCCCACCATCCGGGTCGGCGGCGCCCTCAGCCGAGCCCAGTACCAGTTCACCTTGACCTCCACGGACACCGAGAGCCTCTACAAGGCGGCCGGCGAGCTGGAGAAGAAGATGCGCGGCATGCCCGGGCTCGCGGACGTGAGCAGCGACCTCGAGAACAAGAACCCCGAGGTGGACGTGGTCATCGACCGCGACAAGGCCGGCGCGCTCGGCGTGACGGCGCGGCAGATCGAGGAGGCGCTGTTCACCTCGTTCTCCCAGCGGCAGATCTCCACCATCTTCGCGCCCACCAACCAGTACCGGGTGATCATGGAGGTGCTGCCCGAAGCCCAGCGGGACACGAGCGCCTTCTCGAAGCTCTACATCCGAGCGAGCTCCGGTGAGCTGGTGCCGCTCTCGACCGTGACGCACATCTCGGAGAGCACCGGCGCGATCAGCGTCAACCACCTCGGCCAGCTTCCGGCGGTGACCCTCTCGTTCAACCTGGCCCCGGGCACCTCGCTGAGCGACGCCACCGCCCGGGTGGAGGCCGCCGCGCGCGAGAACCTGCCGCCGACCGTGAGCACGTCCTTCCAGGGCAGCGCGCAGGTGTTCCAGGAGTCCCTGGGGAGCCTGGGCTGGCTGGTCGTCCTGGCGGTGGGGATCATCTACGTGGTGCTCGGGGTGCTCTACGAGAGCTTCGTCCACCCGATCACCATCCTCTCCGGCCTCCCCTCGGCCGGGTTCGGCGCGTTCCTCGCCCTGTGGATCACCGGGCACGAGCTGGACCTCTATGCGTTCGTCGGCGTCCTGATGCTCATCGGCATCGTGAAGAAGAACGCCATCATGATGATCGATTTCGCGCTCGAGGCGGAGCGCAAGGGCGGGAAGAGCCCGGAAGACGCGATCTTCGAGGGCTGCATCGTCCGCTTCCGACCGATCATGATGACCACCATGGCGGCGCTCATGGGCATGATGCCCATCGCCCTCGGCTTCGGTGCGGGAGCCGATGCGCGCAGACCCCTCGGCATCGCCGTGGTGGGCGGGCTCCTGGTCTCGCAGCTCATCACGCTGTACCTGACGCCGGTGATCTACGTGTACCTCGACGAGTTCCAGGCATGGCTCGGGCGTCATCTGCGGCACCGTCGCCATCGCGAGGCGACGGCCTGA
- a CDS encoding efflux RND transporter periplasmic adaptor subunit translates to MHRHGAQVAGPGLLTGRVRLLRRRDRGARLLLGAALCVAVAGAGCSSKAPPPPPPPAPVRVATAEKATVPVRLKAIGAVEPSSTVTLQPRVSAQITKVLFKEGQDVKAGDPLFQLDQRPFQVALAEALAQLKQNQVQLQNARTEAERYLRLQQEGVGSKEQAEQKRAAADALAATVQANQATAAARQLDLTFTTIKSPIDGRTGAILAHEGNLVTANTTNLVVINRLKPIYVTFTLPEHELAEVRHFMEESQLGITASPPEKPDAIERGTLSFVDNTVDRATGTVKVKGTFDNTEARLWPGLFVEVSMTLTTQKDAIVVPGSAIQAGQEGDHVFVVGADQTAELRNVKKGGRVEGDRVVISEGVSAGDQVITDGQLRLTPGAKIGIVDGPPPKDPAVDAGAGTGELTRGGL, encoded by the coding sequence ATGCATCGTCATGGTGCTCAGGTCGCTGGTCCCGGATTGCTCACGGGCCGTGTCCGTTTGCTGCGCAGGCGTGACCGAGGTGCGCGCCTGCTCCTGGGGGCTGCGCTTTGTGTCGCTGTCGCAGGGGCCGGGTGCTCGTCCAAGGCCCCACCGCCCCCACCACCCCCTGCGCCGGTGCGTGTCGCCACCGCCGAGAAGGCCACCGTCCCCGTGCGCCTCAAGGCCATCGGTGCCGTCGAGCCCTCGTCCACCGTCACCTTGCAGCCCAGGGTCTCGGCGCAGATCACGAAGGTGCTCTTCAAGGAAGGGCAGGACGTCAAGGCGGGCGACCCGCTCTTTCAGCTCGATCAACGCCCCTTTCAGGTCGCCCTCGCAGAGGCGCTGGCGCAGCTCAAGCAGAACCAGGTCCAGCTCCAGAACGCGCGGACGGAGGCCGAGCGCTACCTGCGGCTTCAACAGGAGGGGGTCGGCTCGAAGGAGCAGGCCGAACAGAAGCGTGCGGCCGCAGACGCGCTGGCCGCCACCGTCCAGGCCAACCAGGCGACGGCGGCAGCGCGCCAGCTCGATCTCACCTTCACGACCATCAAGTCCCCCATCGACGGTCGGACCGGGGCGATCCTCGCGCACGAAGGCAACCTCGTGACGGCAAACACCACCAACCTGGTGGTCATCAACCGCCTCAAGCCGATCTACGTCACCTTCACGCTCCCCGAGCACGAGCTTGCCGAGGTCCGCCACTTCATGGAGGAGAGCCAGCTCGGCATCACCGCTTCGCCACCGGAGAAGCCGGACGCCATCGAGCGAGGGACGCTCAGCTTCGTCGACAACACCGTCGATCGCGCCACGGGGACGGTGAAGGTGAAGGGGACGTTCGACAACACGGAAGCGCGCCTCTGGCCAGGTCTGTTCGTGGAGGTCTCGATGACCCTGACCACTCAGAAAGACGCCATCGTGGTGCCAGGCTCCGCCATCCAGGCCGGGCAGGAAGGCGACCACGTCTTCGTGGTCGGTGCCGACCAGACGGCAGAGCTCCGGAACGTCAAGAAGGGCGGGCGGGTCGAGGGGGATCGAGTGGTGATCAGCGAGGGGGTTTCGGCCGGTGACCAGGTGATCACCGACGGCCAGCTCCGGCTCACGCCAGGCGCGAAGATCGGGATCGTGGACGGGCCACCCCCGAAGGATCCAGCGGTCGACGCTGGCGCCGGCACAGGGGAACTGACCCGGGGCGGCCTGTGA
- a CDS encoding Hsp70 family protein: MAPSFRPSIYAIDFGTSNSLLAAASADATCPPIPLDDAAADPTILRSVLFFDHENRFSCGARAIRDFVDHGMQGRLIRSTKKYLPDRSFSGTQIGSRTLSIEELIGRFLRTMRERADAHFGVTVERVLLGRPARFAGGPNEDRLAEERLERAAKLAGFQEVSFCPEPVAAAHDVRLDEDRASLVLIADFGGGTSDFTVVRMQGHTLDPAGVLALGGVSVAGDALDGSLMRHKISRHFGAEVTYKVPLGSNVLTMPRAIVEKLCSPADMTTLQHRDVLAFLRDVKAWSLGGEDRERMDQLLCLVEDALAFRVFEAIERTKCALSESPTATFHFSYPSVEIHEDVRRHEFETGSSRAIDTIVQSLDTTVDAAGVSFDDIDVVCCTGGTARVPRIAQALEERFGASKMRRLRSFHSVVQGLAERARQLAA; encoded by the coding sequence ATGGCACCGAGCTTTCGTCCGTCGATCTATGCGATCGACTTCGGCACCTCCAACTCGCTCCTCGCGGCCGCCAGCGCCGACGCGACCTGTCCACCGATCCCGCTCGACGACGCGGCAGCCGATCCGACCATCCTGCGGAGCGTCCTGTTCTTCGATCACGAGAACCGCTTCTCCTGCGGCGCGAGGGCCATCCGAGACTTCGTCGACCACGGGATGCAGGGCCGCCTCATCCGCTCCACGAAGAAGTACTTGCCCGATCGGAGCTTCTCGGGGACGCAGATCGGCTCCCGCACCTTGAGCATCGAGGAGCTGATCGGCCGGTTCCTGAGGACCATGCGCGAGCGGGCCGATGCGCATTTCGGCGTCACGGTCGAGCGGGTGCTCCTCGGCCGCCCTGCTCGCTTCGCCGGCGGTCCGAACGAGGATCGGCTCGCCGAGGAGCGCCTCGAACGCGCCGCCAAGCTGGCCGGCTTCCAGGAGGTGTCGTTCTGCCCGGAGCCCGTCGCCGCCGCACACGACGTTCGTCTCGACGAGGACCGCGCCTCGCTCGTGCTCATCGCCGACTTCGGTGGCGGCACCTCGGATTTCACCGTCGTCCGCATGCAAGGACACACCCTCGACCCGGCCGGCGTGCTCGCCCTGGGTGGCGTCTCCGTCGCGGGTGACGCGCTCGATGGAAGCCTGATGCGCCACAAGATCTCCCGGCATTTCGGCGCAGAGGTCACCTACAAGGTCCCTCTGGGCTCCAACGTGCTCACCATGCCGCGCGCCATCGTCGAGAAGCTCTGCTCGCCGGCCGACATGACCACCCTCCAGCACCGCGACGTGCTCGCGTTCCTGCGCGACGTGAAGGCCTGGTCACTCGGCGGCGAGGACCGCGAGCGCATGGATCAGCTGCTGTGCCTCGTGGAGGACGCGCTCGCGTTCCGCGTCTTCGAGGCCATCGAGCGGACCAAGTGTGCGCTGTCCGAGAGCCCGACCGCCACGTTCCACTTCAGCTATCCGTCGGTCGAGATCCACGAAGACGTCCGTCGCCACGAGTTCGAGACGGGCAGCAGCCGCGCGATCGACACCATCGTCCAGTCGCTGGACACCACCGTCGACGCGGCAGGGGTCTCGTTCGACGACATCGACGTGGTCTGTTGCACGGGGGGTACGGCGCGTGTTCCACGCATCGCGCAGGCGCTCGAAGAGCGGTTCGGCGCGAGCAAGATGCGGCGCCTCCGCAGCTTCCATTCCGTGGTGCAAGGTCTCGCGGAGCGAGCACGCCAGCTCGCCGCCTGA